Below is a window of Halobaculum lipolyticum DNA.
GCAAGCACGGCTGGCTGTACCCGACCATCCCCGTCGAGAACGACTGGAGCAAAGAGCGGTTCCTCTCGCGCGCCTGCCGGAAGGCCGGTCTCTCGCCGACCGCGTGGCAGGACGAGGAGACGATGGTGACGCTCATCGAGGGGCAGGTGTTCCGAGAGCGCGAGGACGGCGGCTCCGTCGAACAGCTGTAAGCGGCACGAACCGACCGACTCCTCCGATCACAACCCCGCGAGCGGCGGCGCCGGCCGCGTCGCCGAGGCTACTCCCCGCCGAACCCCGTCGCCGCCGCCTCCGCCAGCGCCCGCCCCGCCGCGTCGTCGAGGTCGAACTCCCGGACCACCTCGCCGTCGCGGACGAGCGGTTCCATGAGCGCCTCGCCGTCTTCTGGCCCGTCGCGCCCGCGGAGGCCGACGTGGTGGCCGCCGTCGGGCGTCCGGTACACCTCCTTCACGCCGGAGAGCTTCCCGCGCTTGGCCGCGGGTTCGCCGTCGACCTCGACGATGTCGAGCGCGAAGTCGACCGGGTCGGCGTTGGAGACGTAGCCGCCGACGCCGAAGCCGTCGGCCACGTCGCGGAGGTGCCGGAGTTCGGCGGGACCGAGACCGCCCGAGCAGAACACGTCCACCTCGCCGTAGCCGCGGGCGTCGAGTTCCCACTGCACCTCGCGGACGATGTGACGGAAGTCGCCCCGCCGGGAGCCGGTGGTGTCGAGGCGGACGCCGTCGAGGCGGTCGCCGAGCGTCTCGACCGCGCGGATCACCTCGTCCTTCTCGTCGGAGTAGGTGTCACACAGCGCGATCCGGGGGACGTCCTCGGGGACGGCCTCGTCGAACGCGCGCCACGCCGCCTCCTGCTCGCCGCGCCCGAAGCAGATGAGCAGCGCGTGGGGCATCGTCCCCGACGGCTCCCGGCCGAGCACCTCCCCGGCGGCGACGTGCGAGAAGCCGTCCAGCCCGGCGACGAGCGCGCTGCGCTCGACCATCGCGGCGATACTGGGGTGGACGTGGCGGGCGCCGAACGACAGCAGGTTCGCGTCCGGAGCGGCGCGACGGCACTCCAGCGCCGCGGTGGCGACCCCGGAGGCGTGCGAGAGGAAGCCCAAAAGCGACGTCTCCAGTTCCGCGAAGTCGAGGTAGTTCCCCTCGATCCGCATCACGGGACCGCCGTCGAACAGCGTCCCCTCGGGGAGCGCGTCGACGTCGACGTCGCGGCCCGAAAGCAGCGCGGCGGCGTCCTTCACGCCGGCCAGCAGTTCGAACTGGCCGTCGGGGAACTGGTCGGCCGTCACCTCCGCGACGACGCGGGGGTTCCGGTCGGCGTGGCGGAGCGTCTCGACGGTGCGCGCGAAGTAGGCGTCGGTCGCGGTGCCGTCGCGGATGGCGTCGGCGCCGACGACGTCGAACGCCTGCGGGGCGGTCATCGTCGCCGGGTTCGCCGGGGCGACGCAAAAAGTCACGCCATCGCCGAGGGCGTCCTCGGGAGGGGGCTTCCGAGGGCGGGCGGTCCCGGCGCGGCCGACAGCGACGCCGGGGCGACGCGGCGGACCGGTCGGGGGTGTGTCAGGTACTGACAGCCTTATCACGGTGGGCCGTCCACGGCCGGACGATGCAGGGGAACGGCGGGTCGGCGGCGGCCGCGCAGCGATACCAGTGTCCGGCGTGCGGCGCGCGCTTCGCGGACATCCTCGTCGGACTGGAACACACCGAGACGACCGCGGGTAACGTGCCGCTTCGACGGGTAGCCTGAGCGTTCGCGGACGACGGCCGCGACGGGACGCGGCGCCGCGCGCGAGCGACCGCCGTGCCGACAGGACCGTCGGTTCTCGGGCGTAGTTCCGGAGTACTGCCGGCGGCGGGCGGGCTACTCCGACACCGGCGTCGGATAACAAAGCGCGGGCCGTCCGAGACGTCTCTCCGGCGTGATCCGGAGATGACAGAGGCAGAACTCGCGTCCCACGAGTGGTGGGAACAGTACAAGGAGACGGTGAACAGCGACCCCGAGATGCAGGTCCGGGGCCACGACCGGTTCGACGAGAACTTCTACGTCGAACTGGGCGACGAGCGGTTCCTCGTCGCGATGGACGGGGGCCAGGTGTCGGAGGTGATCCCGAACCCCGGACTGAACCAGGAGTGGTCGTTCGGCGTCGAGGGCGACCGCGAGGCCTGGGAGGAGTTCGTCCGGGAGGTGCCGCCGGCGTTCAACCACGAGATCGTCGCCTCGAACTACCGGACGCAGGTGAAGGGCGAGTCCGGCCACCTCGAGCTGACGGGGAACAACCGACAGATCTTCCAGAACCTGCGGCCGTTCCAGCGCGCGCTGGACCTGATGCGCCACACCCACAACAACGGAGGCAACTTATGAACGAACTGGAACCGGGAACGGTCGAGGAGATCACCGGCAAGTACGTCCACGTCGACGTGAACGGGACCACACAGCGGATCTACTACGAGGAGGCCGGCCCGGAGGACGGCATCCCCCTGCTGTGTCAACACACCGCCGGCTGCAACAACCAGGAGTGGCGCCACCTCCTCACCGACGAGGAGATCACAGACGAGTACCGCGTCATCGCCTACGACCTCCCGTTCCACGGGAAGTCGGTGCCGCCGACCGGGCGCGAGTGGTGGGAGGAGGACTACACCCTCACCGCCGACCGCTTCGCGGCGACCATCGTCGCCATCGCGGACGCGCTGGAGCTGGAAGACCCCATCTACATGGGGTCGAGCATGGGCGGGAACGTCACGCTCGAACTGGCCGACTGGCACCCGGACCGCTTCCGGGCGCTGATCGGGCTGGAGTGCGGGGCGTACAGCCCCGGCTTCTACATCGACTGGCTCGACGACCCGCACGTCAACACGACCGAGGTGAACGCCTACGCCTGCTGGGGGCTGATGGCCAAGCAGAGTCCCGAGCAGACCCGGCGCGAGACGATGTACCTGTACGAACAGGGCGCGACGGGCGTGTTCAAGGGCGACCTCTACTACTACTCGGTCGACCACGACTACCGCGAGAAGCTGGGCGACATCGACGCGACCGAGTGCCCGCTGTACGTCGTGAACGGGGAGTACGACTACCTCACGACGCCGGAGGACGGCACCGAGGTCGCCGACGGCGTCGGCGACGGCTGTGTCGCCGTCGAGATGGCCGACATCGGGCACTTCCCGATGAGCGAGAACCCCGTCCTGTTCAACGCCTACCTGACGGAGATCCTCGCGGACATCGCCGACGAGCGCGACGGGAAGCTCCCGGAGGTGCTGACGCCC
It encodes the following:
- a CDS encoding nicotinate phosphoribosyltransferase, coding for MTAPQAFDVVGADAIRDGTATDAYFARTVETLRHADRNPRVVAEVTADQFPDGQFELLAGVKDAAALLSGRDVDVDALPEGTLFDGGPVMRIEGNYLDFAELETSLLGFLSHASGVATAALECRRAAPDANLLSFGARHVHPSIAAMVERSALVAGLDGFSHVAAGEVLGREPSGTMPHALLICFGRGEQEAAWRAFDEAVPEDVPRIALCDTYSDEKDEVIRAVETLGDRLDGVRLDTTGSRRGDFRHIVREVQWELDARGYGEVDVFCSGGLGPAELRHLRDVADGFGVGGYVSNADPVDFALDIVEVDGEPAAKRGKLSGVKEVYRTPDGGHHVGLRGRDGPEDGEALMEPLVRDGEVVREFDLDDAAGRALAEAAATGFGGE
- a CDS encoding alpha/beta fold hydrolase encodes the protein MNELEPGTVEEITGKYVHVDVNGTTQRIYYEEAGPEDGIPLLCQHTAGCNNQEWRHLLTDEEITDEYRVIAYDLPFHGKSVPPTGREWWEEDYTLTADRFAATIVAIADALELEDPIYMGSSMGGNVTLELADWHPDRFRALIGLECGAYSPGFYIDWLDDPHVNTTEVNAYACWGLMAKQSPEQTRRETMYLYEQGATGVFKGDLYYYSVDHDYREKLGDIDATECPLYVVNGEYDYLTTPEDGTEVADGVGDGCVAVEMADIGHFPMSENPVLFNAYLTEILADIADERDGKLPEVLTPDDVGVELNRTEARAVPKETEEAE